The genomic segment TGATAACGCTCTACCATCGCTGGACTTCGTACTGGTCAAGTAATGACAGTCAATACTGGCTATGTACAGATAATAATGACATTTAGCAATGTAATAATACTACCAGTTACTGCTAGGATAGTTCTAACTAGGCCCATAGCCATGGTAGAGCATTGTTTCCCCCCAAAACTTGATCTCCTCTTCCTGAACATGTACTCCGGTTACAAACACAAATCTGGTATGTTACTATTTGTATTCTATACATGGTAAGTATCAAatgtgggcaagttaatgacaGTAATTAACTTTAGTTAGTTAAGTTGAGTCAACATTTGGAAAGTTAagctataagtaatattttacatacataatatcttACTCTTAAAGTTTAGTTAAAATCCaaacaaatattaacttaacaaagtttaaaaaaagtttatttatttattttttatcaccaCCAGTATAATAACTAAGTACTTCATCAAATATGCATCCTACCCAATtccatattattacacattagcTCTATATGGTGATTTAATTAGTAATCTAATTAATTACCTTTAATTACAGTTATAAATACTTAtgcataaatatgattttaacttatagaattgttttttttttaaataaccaggaaaaactaaataattaatatggattcttaaactagttaagttgattagaaaattaattaagtggTAAAATTCAATAGTTCAAAAAAGTTAACTTtataactagttaatgcccattTTTGGTAATGAGATCAGTGTATTCTTGGTAAATTCTGTTTTAGTACAGACTATAGTGACATATAGCTGGCCAAATCCTCGAAAATGTAAATATGAGAAAATAAGAGCTTAGTTTTACTATTCCAACTGATACTTTATAGCATTATGATGATTGTCGTAACTACTTCCATCCCAGTATCcgatattattagaaaaatttatttttaactgtataaatatgttttattgttaattaatttcttGTATAGCATTATGCATAtaaagtaatacataatatattaaagttaactatgcgtaataataatacacagtattacattaaaaaacttaaatctgatcaaattatttttaccataacatgtttaaatataaacatagatGCACATATCTTtcctatgtttattttttttaaatatataaaacaatattaagttATGTTAGAGTTAGATAATGTTATGGTTTTCTTAGCCATTCTTTCTTTTTTTCCTCCATCCCTGTCCTTGGCTCCAGAAAACCAACGACTAAGATTACTAGAAAACTCTTTCTCTCTAACTTCAGGGACTTTTTGACAGGCACttctagaaaaataaaatgagttctttattaaaaagaaaactaatTACATGaccattataaatgttataaatctaACTCAACTTACCTAGTAAATACTTGTATGTGTTAGTCTctgaaaaattcaattttttaatgccATTCATCTCTCTATCAAATGCACTGTACTTAATCTGCACATCCTTGGTCATTATTTTAGGGATAATTGTAGTTAAGTTCTCACTAATTTTTACCATCCCTCTTATATTGATtaccataaaacatttttaaaagtgtatataatataaatataaataatgttttatagactcagaagtaaaaatatactcaccagattttttatcaaatcaatATCGTTATTGAGTTGAtcataaaaatctttaaatctGTCTAATGTAGAATTTAGCAAATCAATCAGTGCATCtttcattattttagataaGTCAGAAGAACTATTTACTGTTGCTAATAATGTTCTAGTGTTTTTTGACTCTTCTTTGATGCGATACTCAATACTTCGTCTTAGTGATTCTATGTCTGATTTGGACGCCGGTAAATTTTCATCTTAAAttgatagtaaattaaataaattatattatttatgaattatgagttTAGGCCATTAAGGATACTAgcattaaaatactaaaatttgaatgtattatttagttttacctGAATGACCACATGTCGgacaatattttgttgttatttttggtgtaacatgtgaataattaactgtaatagacaatatttttaaatcagctAGCATTAAAAACTTCTAACAATTGGggcagaaaattaaaaaaaattgaagctttataattaatactatagtataaattagtattaccATCTACTGATCTTTCTTGTACAATTGGAAGATTTGTTTTCTCATAAGACTGAACtctttttacaaatttatttccttttatactttatttttcttGTAGACACTGACATTGTCTCAGATGATGCATCAGAATCTAACTGATCATCTGTAAtaacatcataaaaataatttattattacctacttcatCTACTACTccagtttttacaaaatataggtattttacctAGTTCATTACGAGAACAAACTCTTTTTTtctttgatgatatttttttgtttatagacATTGGAATTGTTTCAGATGATACATCAGAATGTGACTGATCACCTGTAATAACATAtcacaaataatttgttattatttcttcTAACCCTcttgtttttacaaaatataggagTTTTGCCTAGTTCATTACGAGAACAAACTCTTTTCTTCTTTGatgagttttttaataatattttccaatttgtAGATTTTGAGGACGAATCAGATAACGATAAGGCAGAtagagattttttaaaaaaagggaTATCTCTTGCCTAACACCTTGCTCATAACTTTCTGAAATATTAAACAGATTagatgaaaaaatgtaaatatatatatatattattaaatttatgaattataacatataagtaaaaaatataatgcctcgagtgttattaaattatgttaagtaCCCGAAAAAATTAAGCTATGAGATACTCATACAAAAAAGCATACATAAAGCAAgcttttttgtacatattattttgtatcattacaacttaaaataGTTGAGTATTATTGAGggttaattagaaaaaaatataaaaccagtttgcataataatataatattgtttttaaaattgtatagtttaaattaattgttttgtataatctatgataatcaatatatattatattatatgtgcatataaattaacaatgttatcaaaaattataaatatttaagtaaatagaTACTTACGAGTTTCCGAGATTACGCTAATTCCAAAGCTTTTCCAAAATTCCTTATAATTAGATGATGTCTTACTCAACTTATCAATTTTggaatattcatttttatcagGATATTTACACAGCAATAGGCCATCATTAATTTATGTCCATGATATTGGAATAAGATCAATGCAATCTTtcccatttaattttttattaaattttattacaacatGAGTCGTATTGCACTTAAAATCCATATCTGTGACTAAAGAATACATAGTATGtacaagtatataaaaataattataataggaataataaaataacttaaataccATATACCTcctttttcttcaaattttgaatatacacatttatttaaaaaaaattaattgctattaaaaatagttatttactgagaaaaattaaaataaaagtatgtacataataatatcaattataaaatctaGAATTATGTTAGAATTATCTCATGAATTATGTAGTAATGTAACTGCATAACACTCATTGCCATTATCAAAAAAGACACATTTCTTTGAAACATCGTctattgaaataacttttttttttttacttaattgaCCCACCTTCATCATTCCAACATTCATCGAATTCCAAGGTTAGGAAAACATTTGTGATATTCTCAAATATAAacccatgacaaaaaatattatgctgttttTTCTTAATTCTAACAATACTAAAAACCTCACCAGAATTGAGCTTAACAATATTGTTAGGACTTGATGTAGTTAACTCAAAtctaagtaaaattattagtgGTGTGTAATTCACGAATGAATCAGTTCACTGAATTGATTCACTCAGGTGAATCGAATGAATTGATTCGGTATCTACGAAAGAGTCGATTCACTAGTGAATCACTAGTGGCGACACTGTAATTTGCGCTTTTGAGAGTGAATCAACTTGATACTATAGATAGTAGAATCACTCTAACTACTATCCATAGTATTCTATGGAGTGATTCTACTATCTAGTATCAACTATCAAATATCTCGTATCTACGAAtcatgattaaatttaaaattacgaattaccatttaccaataaaataattaaatactcatTTAAGTAACTACacttttaagttaataatatattactattattatgccACGTTATACAactcaaaatacaaaaacacaaaataaaaaatatgtcaaaaacgaaaaaaatcataactatagtctataacacAAACGACACATTATCGgcataataaaaatagtgaGTACTGAATAGAGATTCATTagtcatttattaaaattttaaacaatatagtagacctattttaaattataatttaaaaaaacaatttgctCGACCTTTTTGCTTAATAACCTACTATGTTTTGTCGATACAATTTGTCCACTTTTCGAGAAAACTCTTTCACTTGATACTGATGCAGCTTGAATACACAATCGCTTTTTCATCATTATATAAAGTGTAGGATATATTTGCCTATTGTTATCCCACCATTTTAAGGGATCTTGTGTTCTAGGGATTGGTGGCTCTTGAAGATACTTATCAACTTCTACGATTATTGATGCTGTTGGATTCAGAGACTGTACAACATTTTCAACTCCTGCATCAAATTCTTGCCAAATTGAATTTTCTTTTCCAATATTGTTTACCACAGCAGGAACACTTACATTTTGGTCTATGGTAGATCTAGACTGTGTGATTATCCGTTTACCTTTGTTAATTacaatctttttaatttttttaaaagactgTTCATTCTGAAAGCCATATTTTTTGAATCGGGGGTCTAAAAATGTAGCCTCAGACAACAGTGGATTTGACTCATAATGGAGATAATTTCcaaatcttttatttatttccaactTTAATTGAATGACCATATTATTTACTTGTGGAGTTAGATCTTTTGTTGATAATTGTGTACTGTATGTTATCAATGCTTGACTGTACAAAATTACTTTAGAAATTGATACACTTTTTTCACTACTCAGATCTATGGTTATTTCCTTAAACCGTTCCAATATATCACAAGACTGTGTCAGGGTATTCCAATCGCTCAATGTCAATTCTACGTCACGATTTGAATTTGACAATGCGGATATTATAGGTGTCTTTAGGTGCACAAATCTTTGGAAAATATCAAATGTAGAGTTCCACCGAGTAATAACGTCTTGTATAAGCATCAGCGTTGGAGTAAAACCTAATTGCTCTTGCATCTTATTTAAATTCTCAGATGCATTTGTACTTCTTTTAAAGAATTCAACTATTGATTTTACTTTTTCCCTTGTTTCGTTAATTTCATTTAATGATGATTGtactattaaattcaaattatgagcaaaacaaaaatgttgccCCCACTGACATAAACTCACCGCTAAAGAGATATTGGCTGCATTATCTGATGTATATGCTACAATTTTTTTACGAATACCCCAATTTTCAGTGATCTCGAGAAGTGATGATTTGAGATTCTCGCTAGTATGTTTTTCTGAAAACTTGGAACATGAAAGTAAATGAGAATTTAACTCACAGTTTTCATCTATAAAATGTACGGTTACGGCCATATAACTTTCATTCTTCAATGACGTCCATGTATCTGTCGTAAGTGAAACAAACTCTACATTCCTATTTAAATTAGCCTTTATTTGATCATAAATCtgattatacttaatacttaacaaTGACGAAATGGTTTTTCTTGAAGGTAAAACATAACTTGGGtttaacaaatttacaaattttttgaaCTCTACATCTTCTACTAAAGAAAATGGTTGGTATTCTTTAACAATTAGTTTTATCAATTGCTCATCTAATAACTGTCTTTTTGTTGCACTTACAAGCCGTGAAAAGTAATATGAAATCGCTGATTGCTGTGTACGTACCGTTTGAGCTGGAGGAACTGGAGGAGCTGAAGTACTTGCCTGAATAATTGATGGTGAAGGATCTGATTCAGGATCATCGGGATTGTCTACTAATGGATCAGGAACACAAACTGCTCTAGGACGAGGAGTTAAATCAATTGTTGAATGTCTTGTTCTTATATGTCGAATTAAATTTGTTGATGATGAACGattaacttttaatatagtTTGACATTTACCACATTTTGCTTGATTGTCATCCAATGGAGTAAAATAATTCCATACTACACTATATTTTGATCTATTActcattattataagttaagtacaaaaaataataaacaacagaAAAAGTGTACTCGTAGACAATATAGACACAACTCATCAATTTAGATCACTTTTACCATTTTCATagtttcatatttcatactatTAAAACCAGTTTACAGTTCATTTTTCGTCAATTTATCTCAATGCTGGGACAGGGAAATACCTTATCatgagataatattttatattattagttatatatcggtaatatatattatgttatgtgacaattgtattttacaaattgtaattatttaatttatatgaactatataatgattttatatttcaaattgggAACTcgtaataaaacatatagttATAGTAACTTATTCTTATAAAGAgtgtaatgaaaatattgaacgCTTGTGTTTTTGAATATGTATTGTGGTACGTTTATTTTCATCATCtcatattaattcattatacagATACAATTTCAACATATGTAATACAGTATTTCTTTTGAATCAATTTTACTCTTACGagtgtacatataaaatattttaaatgtgggTTCACATAAAACAAAGGGGGGGAACAGCACGAACATGTAACTCACGGTTTGCATTCGTGGGTTCGTGAGGACAAGTTCAACTCTTCCGGCAGGTGAAAGATCGGACGGCGACGGCTATGACTCGGCGTTCTCAACTTCAAACAGGTCGGCAGACACGTGGTTTGGATGGTGGCAGCTTCGGCTCGGCGTTCTCAAATCGACGGTGGCGGACAAGTGATTTGTACTACGGCACAGTGGTCGGATGGCGGCACAGGAGTCGGACGACCTTTTCTGACAGACAGCGGCGGACAAATGATCTGACGGCGGCAGCTACGGCTCAGCGTTCTCGACACGTTGTGGTCGGCGGCGTAGGGTGTGCCGGGAAAGACTGTATCAATGTCCGTTCTAGACGATAATTATATCGTCCGACTCATTGAGTCTAGTGGGCAGGAATTGCTGTGTTAGAGTTTTAAGATTAGCATCCGTTCTCGGTGGTATGAAAACCGTCCGGCTTGCTAGTCTTTACTTTCAGCGGGAGAACTGTTGTGTGGCTAGGCGGCCAGCGGCCTGTATATATGCTGTGCGGGAACCGGTGGTCCCGGTCGAAATACTACATTGTCTTTTCTTTCTTTCCATTCTTTCATTGAATGTTCGACATGGTTGGTAGTAGTAATTCGATAGTCGATTAAGCGCTGATTTTAAATCTGTAATCAGCGGTCTTTTATTCATTTTCCTTGAGGAAGAAAACTCCTTTTTCTTAGCGGGCGGAGCATCGCTGCGCCGATTAGCGCTATCTATGGTGGTTAATGACAATTAGATATTTGCTTTCGCGCTGCGGCGGTCGTTGTTGATTGTTGGTAAGGAGGGAAAACTAGAGTGTGCCACTTAATTGGACACTGCGTTTTGTCTTATTACAAGAGCATTTTTCTTAGTTATCCCTGGACATGCTTTCTGTTCTCACACTCTTCCAACCAACTGTGATACAGGATTACTTCTTTCACAAATCATCCATTTAATTTTTCCCAGAAAATTTTCGAAAGGAAATACAGATAATGCTGACAAAGCCATTTTCTCATATTCCACATCATCagctaaatgtattaaattatggttGTTCATAATTTGCGAATCGGTACCGTAAAATGATGGAAGAGGTTCTACAAATTTCTTCTATAATCCTCTAGCATAACTGACATATTCAACACACAATTCTGGGTTATTTAATACTCTACAAGTAACTACTAACAATAAAAAGtgactgtacatttttttaggtaaaATTGTACGTAGTACTAAAGCACCAcagtagtttaaaaaaaacgaatCTGTGTTGCTTTCCAGTGGTTAATTGtatccataaataataaacatagtaCCCATTTGTATTCTTTgaactttttataattgtaatattttcattggaCTTTGTTTATAGCAAGCCAACCGCTGATTTTGGTAGGTCAAAATGATCTTCAGACCGTAATATATgaagtaaattttcaattattt from the Acyrthosiphon pisum isolate AL4f chromosome X, pea_aphid_22Mar2018_4r6ur, whole genome shotgun sequence genome contains:
- the LOC100574323 gene encoding zinc finger BED domain-containing protein 1-like, with amino-acid sequence MAVTVHFIDENCELNSHLLSCSKFSEKHTSENLKSSLLEITENWGIRKKIVAYTSDNAANISLAVSLCQWGQHFCFAHNLNLIVQSSLNEINETREKVKSIVEFFKRSTNASENLNKMQEQLGFTPTLMLIQDVITRWNSTFDIFQRFVHLKTPIISALSNSNRDVELTLSDWNTLTQSCDILERFKEITIDLSSEKSVSISKVILYSQALITYSTQLSTKDLTPQVNNMVIQLKLEINKRFGNYLHYESNPLLSEATFLDPRFKKYGFQNEQSFKKIKKIVINKGKRIITQSRSTIDQNVSVPAVVNNIGKENSIWQEFDAGVENVVQSLNPTASIIVEVDKYLQEPPIPRTQDPLKWWDNNRQIYPTLYIMMKKRLCIQAASVSSERVFSKSGQIVSTKHSRLLSKKVEQIVFLNYNLK